One Bos taurus isolate L1 Dominette 01449 registration number 42190680 breed Hereford chromosome 25, ARS-UCD2.0, whole genome shotgun sequence genomic window carries:
- the UBALD1 gene encoding UBA-like domain-containing protein 1 has product MSVNMDELKHQVMINQFVLTAGCAADQAKQLLQAAHWQFETALSAFFQETNIPYSHHHHQMMCTPANTPATPPNFPDALTMFSRLKASESFHSGGSGSPMAATATSPPPHFPLTATGSFAAPSWPAAASPPGGAQHHQPPQPPLWTPAPTSPASDWPPLAPQQATSEPRAHPAMEAER; this is encoded by the exons ATGTCCGTGAACATGGACGAGCTCAAGCACCAGGTCATGATCAACCAGTTCGTACTGACGGCCGGCTGTGCGGCCGACCAGGCGAAGCAGTTGCTGCAGGCGGCCCACTGGCAGTTCGAG ACGGCCCTCAGCGCCTTTTTCCAAGAGACCAACATCCCGTAcagccaccatcaccaccagatG ATGTGCACTCCTGCCAACACCCCCGCCACGCCCCCCAACTTCCCCGATGCCCTCACCATGTTCTCCCGCCTCAAGGCCTCCGAGAGCTTCCACAGCGGAGGCAGCGGCAGCCCGATGGCCGCCACGGCCACATCGCCGCCGCCGCACTTCCCGCTCACCGCCACCGGCAGCTTCGCGGCGCCCAGCTGGCCAGCCGCGGCCTCACCCCCAGGGGGCGCACAGCACCACCAGCCGCCGCAGCCGCCCCTGTGGACTCCGGCCCCCACTTCCCCGGCGTCAGACTGGCCGCCCCTGGCCCCCCAACAGGCCACCTCGGAACCCAGGGCCCACCCCGCCATGGAGGCCGAGAGATAA